ttaggtttaggtgcacgttaaagaaccccaggtggtcgaaatttccggagcactccactacggcgtccctcataatcatatcgtggttttgggacgttaagccccagatgtTATTGAACTTTCAACGCGACGTTAATGGCCATGATTTATTACAGCAAAGTTGTGCATGACTAGGTTCGGGTGGATCGCGTCCGCCGAAGATAGGTctgtagaacaacaattttcgacTAACCAATCAACTCGACTAATCCACCGTTTTGCGTTGAAAATATTTTCATGGTGCAAAGGTAAACATAAAAGTGTATGATTTCGCCGACATGGCTGAATGACGTGAACAGTTTTGCCTCGAAcacaagaccacttgcataagaaacgaacgtGAGGCTATTTGTGTACTTTCGAAACAgacggtttttttttgtatgtactTCATGGTTTCAAATGGAGACCGCCGTTGGCCACCGCCGTTTGAGATAATATAGgtcatgcgcaagagaaacaccgGAACCTTTAAGTGTatgtatttttaggggcgaagctccttacagcACCCggtcgtccctcgtagcgtagtatgtaaccagtcttacgctttgacctgcaaggtggtgccggtgggagatttttcctgtgcgttgttgaacaataaaaaattcgcagcgttagctaaaagccgacttcttctgtctctcattcccattagcagccattctttacctccaaggtagtgcctggtgagatttctcctgtgcgtgattaaacaataaaaattttgttcaaaacgccgttgattgatgaaatagaccaacaaaagacgccagatgttttgtaaaagcaaaacgaaagaacgccagatgtttctaaagcaaaacgaaaagacgccagctgcttaacgaaagacgccagatgttttctaagcaatggttttctaaacaatgaaaattcacagcgtacatgtaaaattaaagtgcgctgcaagtcgtcataactcatcgaacctttagtataaacgcgcccgatctcacgtcggtgatgatgtactgggcagaattcacggaagattcacggtttaccgatgaacctccgcagcttcgcccactcatcatcattcactccgtggatatgctgtgattttttattcgcTTAATGTAGTCAATAATGATAATATAAACATTCACTATAAAGGTAGTCACCATACCAGACCCACCACTGTCACAGCTTCGCTTGCTTCTATCTTCACATTAGTGGGAGGCCTCTGAATTTTTCGCATTAACTCTCGGTTTCGCAGGCAGTGCGCGTCCTTCTTAGCCctgttcctcctcgttctcctcctGTGGCTGCTCATCTACGTGGCGACCTCGAAGTCGGGAAAGAAGACGTCTATCCCCGCGACTACCGAGACGTCGATCACCGACTTCGACACCACCAAAACCACGAACAAGGGCACGCCAGCCAACGAGACCGTGCTGCTGGATGGCTTCGAGGCACTGTCTCTGTTAAGCGAGATGACGGTGCCCAACCACGTGCTGGATATAGACTCGTTCCCCGAATGACCACTGTAGCCGCCCGTGTCGATGAAGGTCCGGTGTGATCGCTTGGGGGGGTCATCGGCCGAGGACGTGTTTCTTTAGCGTTTATTACAATATAGTTATTTATGCAACTCTTAAACTCCCGGGAAACCGCCTTCACTCATTACTTCCTGAGCGCGAGACACAATGATGCGTACAATTGACCAGGTTTAGGCGAATGGAAGCGCGAACGTGCGCATACATGAGAATGATCTACAAGGAAGAGTGCTGCCTTATTCTTTTTTCACACTGCTTATTGCCGGTCTGCTTTACACCCTCGCAGATGACACACCAACTAGGCAAATACTTTACTGAGAAATCTGACACGAAAATAGCGAACGTCATCGTTATTGAGCACACAAAGGTCCCCTTCAGCCACTCACATAGAATAGAATTGAAAATGATAAGTGCAATGCGAACGCTATAAATAAGACAGTAATGGGTAGCCGAGAGAACAGATTAGCGTAACGCAGAAACAAACCATTCAATGCCGTCATAGTGTGATTCTGATGTTTGCGACTAGTGTTGGGCGCATTCTAGCTTGACTACCACCTCCTTCCCCTCAAAGACCACAGAAGAGGCAATATTATAGTTGGAATAGAGATAAAGATAAAGGGCGCACGACACAGGAAGCTAAGTGAAGTTTTTGTATCTATAGGGGATACACGAGGCAATATACAATATATTTAAAATTAGTATATTATGGGAGCTCAGTGTATGATGGTGCAACCGATGCAGACTCTTGGTAAACATTAGCCCGGTTGTTTAATACACGATGTAGGGAAGAATAAAAACTTCTATTAGCTGGACCTCAGCTCTCTGCCTTATCTACCTCGTTGGTGAAGTAGTGTTTTACCGTTTAAGCTTCAATGGCGGCCATTCCACCACAATATGTCCTTCTGAATCACTGTAGGACGAGACTGTGATGCGTGTATGGCTGATGGTATGCATAAATCTTGGGCTATACGTTCTCGCCACCCCGAGATGTGTGGTCGCATAAGTGTACAGACATTTATGAAGTCGGAGCGGCTTCTTGCCAACATTGCCAACGTGTGCGCACCGTCTTTGGTCGGATTCTGCAGGCTATCTGCGTAAGACATGGCTTATCCTTCTCTACCACCATGCTATTCGCAGTTAGAGTGAGAGTTaggtgactttttttatttcgtgcatttcGCTTGTAGTGCGTTTCGCTTTAGTTACTTAAACCGACTGTGCGACATTCGCTTGGGAGCAGAATGTCGTTCGTTCACCGTTCTTATGCTTATTAATTTGAAGTCTTCGCAATGGTAACTAACCCATATAACACAGTGTGCACTTCTGAGACATTCGGCAACATTTATATGATTTTTGTAGAATACCGTTATTTCGTATTGAATGGTGTAGAGATAACTTATAAGTGCTCAAGTAATAAACCTTTCGCGACCATGAAATGAGAAAATTATTTGCCGGAATTATTTTCTCGCTAAGTTTcccgagctttctttttttaataaaatGGTGCCCTTATTTCAATTCAGCGAGACTCCATTACTTTGCAAATGGCGTGAAAAATAAAGTCTCAGTACATGGCCTGAATGTCATCATGCTCCTCAGATAACAAGTCGTCACTTTACGTTTTCTTAGAGAACTCTACAGCCATGTTATACGGGAGGATTTCAGAGTCAGCAATATAACGAAAGCCAAGACACAGTGGGGAACTTTATTGAAACCAAATGGGAGTGAGAAGGCAGGAGTACACAGATGGCACAACACGAGCACGTGTGTCCACCTAGTGTCAAGAATCGAAACTACATCCAAAAGGaccgtgacctccgcgattagtttCGACAGCCCGCCGTGGCACACCACAGCGTTCTTGACGACTATAGTTGTCAAAAGTTACATTGGTACAAAATTTCATGGCTGCTATAGTCGTCAACCGTAGTTAAAGGGTTGAAAACAACGGTCTGAATTGTATAGCATTTTTCATCCTCGCTTTTCCGATCTTCTAAATGTATCTGCTAGCAGAGGCAGAAGAAG
Above is a window of Rhipicephalus sanguineus isolate Rsan-2018 chromosome 3, BIME_Rsan_1.4, whole genome shotgun sequence DNA encoding:
- the LOC119386037 gene encoding uncharacterized protein LOC119386037; translated protein: MNAANSGVVTPEEYHTAESDPQEGTMMTMNMSTMYATEQRTRMLHDRSDSDAAKGLQPGAIVTATVVRTALVGVSLYQSKVLRQCASFLALFLLVLLLWLLIYVATSKSGKKTSIPATTETSITDFDTTKTTNKGTPANETVLLDGFEALSLLSEMTVPNHVLDIDSFPE